From the genome of Arvicola amphibius chromosome 9, mArvAmp1.2, whole genome shotgun sequence:
TAAGTGAAGGATACAGGTCAGAGAGATTCAGAAGAGTTATTTCTGAAACTATCAAAGAAGCTAAAAGAAGACATTGAGTTTAGAGTAggcctgaatttctttctttaggaaGAATTTCTTGTCATTTCATTGTACAGAAAGTAAGCTCACTGGGCAGGATGAGGAATACTGTCTGcacatttcagttttctttagtgTAGAGGCTTGAAGGGCTACCCTTAAAGAATTGGGTGAGATGGGCTAAGACCCCAGTCCAAGGTTGCAAGGTGACGTAGCTGTGCCATCTTTACTGCGTTCTGTTCATCCCTGTGTTCCCCGTGTACCTTAGTCCAGGGTCTCCTATTCAGCGACCCCTAAAGAATTTGTTCAGTGATTCAAAAAATTTTAATCTCTTAAGAGGTTTACACCATTAGTATTTTAATGGTTTCCAAGCTGACTAATGTAACTGAAAATTGCCAGAGGTATTATACATGGTGTTGCAAAGTCAGAAATTTGCTTCATTTGAATTAAACTGCAGtgagtttttaaataaatctcttCATTAATTCAGCAGAAATGGTGTATTTATTttaccataaaaataattttttctttttccttcaaggCTTCTTCAAGTATCCAGAGAATCTTGTCAACATTAACCCTGGCACTATTTCCGACCCTCTATTTCTTTAActtcctttattatacagaacCAGGGTCTGTGTTCTTTACTCTTTTTGCCTACTTGATGTGTCTTTATGGCAATCATAGGACTTCAGCCTTGCTTGGGTTTTGTGGCTTCATGTTCCGTCAGACCAATATCGTCTGGGCCGCCTTCTGTGCGGGGCACATCATTGCACAGGAGTTGAGTGACGCCTGGAAAACTGAGctgcagaagaagaaggaagagaaactcCCCCCTGTGAAAGGACCATTTTCAGAACTCAGAAGAGTTCTTCACTTTCTTCTGGTGTATTCCATGTCGTTTAAGAACCTGACTATGCTTTTCCTTTTGACCTGGCCCTACATCCTCCTGCTGGTTGCGTTTCTTGTTTTTGTGGTAGTTAATGGTGGGATTGTTATTGGTGACCGGAGTAGTCATGAAGCCTGTCTTCATTTTCCTCAGTTATTCTACTTTTTctcatttactgtttttttttccttccctcaccTACTTTCTCCTACAAAAGTCAAGACTTTTCTTAGCTTAGTTTGGAAACGTAGAGTTCAGTTCTCTGTAATTCTGGTAGTCTCGGTATTCTTTGTTTGGAGATTCACTTACGTCCATAAGTATTTGCTGGCGGACAATAGGCATTACACATTTTATGTGTGGAAAAGGGTGTTTCAGAGACATGaaattgtgaaatatttattaGTTCCAGCCTACATGTTTGCTGGTTGGACCATAGCTGACTCTTTGAAATCAAAGTCAATTTTCTGGAATTTAATGTTTTTTGTATGCTTAGTCACTTCCACAGTTCCTCAGAAACTACTGGAATTCCGTTACTTCATTTtaccatatattatatataggcTTAACATACCTCTGCCACCCATATATAGACTTGTTTGTGAACTTGCTTGTTACACAGTTGTtaattttctaactttttatATCTTTCTGAACAAGACTTTTCAGTGGCCAGATAATCAGGACATACAAAGGTTTATGTGGTAATGGCagcaatattttgaattttaaaagtagacTTTCTACAACAAATAACTGGTAAGTAGAAGTGGAATTCCTTTTAGGTAAATTCAGGGAAGTTGAATGAAAAGcattaagtttgaggccagcctaaaaGCCTGACTGATGACCATAGAGTAGCTAACAGTTGTCTTGAGAAGCACTGGTGCTGCCAGCTTCCCAGGTCTGGGCACttt
Proteins encoded in this window:
- the Alg10 gene encoding dol-P-Glc:Glc(2)Man(9)GlcNAc(2)-PP-Dol alpha-1,2-glucosyltransferase isoform X1 — encoded protein: MAQLEGYYFSAALSCTFLVSCLLFSAFSRALREPYMDEIFHLPQAQRYCEGRFSLSQWDPMITTLPGLYLVSVGVVKPASWILGWSEHVVCSIGMLRFVNLLFSVGNFYLLYLLFRKVQPRNKASSSIQRILSTLTLALFPTLYFFNFLYYTEPGSVFFTLFAYLMCLYGNHRTSALLGFCGFMFRQTNIVWAAFCAGHIIAQELSDAWKTELQKKKEEKLPPVKGPFSELRRVLHFLLVYSMSFKNLTMLFLLTWPYILLLVAFLVFVVVNGGIVIGDRSSHEACLHFPQLFYFFSFTVFFSFPHLLSPTKVKTFLSLVWKRRVQFSVILVVSVFFVWRFTYVHKYLLADNRHYTFYVWKRVFQRHEIVKYLLVPAYMFAGWTIADSLKSKSIFWNLMFFVCLVTSTVPQKLLEFRYFILPYIIYRLNIPLPPIYRLVCELACYTVVNFLTFYIFLNKTFQWPDNQDIQRFMW